The segment GGAGGGAAGCGAACACCGCCTCGATCCGCGAAGCCGCCGGGGAGGCGGGAATTACGCTGCTGCTGAAGAACGCCGAGCAGGATCAGGAGCAGCAGTTCGAGGCCATCCGCTCTTTTATCCGCAGCGGGGCCGATGTGATCGCCATTGCGCCTGTGGTGCAGACCGGCTGGGAGCCGATTCTGCTGGAGATTAAGCAGGCCGGAATTCCGGTGATTATCCTGGACCGTTCAGTGAATGTACCGGACAGCTCGCTCTATGTCACATTCATCGGCTCTGACTTCTACGAAGAAGGGGTGAAGGCGGCCAAGTATGTGAGGGACAAGATGCGCCATCATAGCGAAGAGATCCGCATTGCCGAATTGCAGGGAACCGTAGGCTCAACGCCGTCCATCGACCGCGGGCGCGGGTTCCGCAAGCTGATCGCGGATCAGCCGAACCTGCGGATTACCCTGAGCGCCCCGGCGGATTTTACACGCAGCGGCGGTCATGAGGTGATGAAGACCTTCCTGCAGCAGCCTAAGGAGCAGTGGCCCCAGGTGCTCTATTCCCACAATGACGATATGGCAATCGGTGCAGTGGAGGCTATTAAGGAGGCCGGACTTGTGCCGGGAGAGGATATTATTATTGTGTCGGTGGACGGAACGCGGCGGGCATTCGAGCAGATGGTGGCGGGCAGCATCAACGCGGTGGTCGAATGTAATCCGCTGCTCGGGCCGCTGCTGATGCAGGCCGTGAAGGAGATTATCGCCGGCCGGACTCTGCCGAAGCGGATGGTGACCCCGGAGGATATATACACTCAGGAGCTGGCTGCAATAGAGATTAACAACCGCAAATATTAAGACAAAAAACCAAAAAATTTCAACTTTTCAAACAAAAATCTACATTGTTCATTGGGCAGAAGTATATTAAGATGATCTCGAATAACAAATATTAGTAGATTCATTCAAGTAATTCTATAGGAGGGGAGGATTGTGAGCTTCCGGCATAAGTAGCGCATCCGATTGAAAGGGTTTACACAAATTCGAAATGGAGGAGAATGCCGATGTTCAAAAAGCTCTCGGTGCTTGTGATGACCTTTGTTCTGCTGCTGGGCTGTATGCCTATGCTGTCTGCTCAAGCGGCAGGGAACGCCACAGCCAAACAGCCGGGAAATTCCAATCCGCTGATGGACCACAAGCTGGGTGCCGATCCCTTCGCATTGACGTATAACGGAAGAGTCTATATCTATATGTCGAGTGATGCCTATGTCTATAACAGCAACGGAACCGTGAAGGACAACGATTTCAGCGCACTGAACAAAATTAATGTCATCTCTTCGGCAGATATGGTGAACTGGACAGACCATGGTGCCATCCCGGTTGCCGGAGCCAATAATGTTAACGGTTCTGCGGGCATTGCCAAATGGGCCTCGCTCTCCTGGGCACCTTCAGCAGCCGTCAAAAAAATCAACGGCCAGGATAAATTCTTCCTGTACTTCGCCAACGGGGCGTCAGGCATCGGGGTACTGACAGCCAACTCTCCGATTGGCCCATGGTCCGATCCGCTCGGTAAAGCGCTGGTGACAGGCAGTACACCGGGAATGTCCGGGGTGACCTGGCTGTTTGACCCGGCGGTACTGGTCGATGACGACGGCAGCGGCTATCTGTATGCAGGCGGGGGCATCCCCAACAATTCGGACCCGGCATCTATTGCGAGTCCCAAGACAGCCCGCGTGCTGAGACTTGGTGCGGATATGACCAGCATTATTGGAAGCGCCTCCACGATTGATGCTCCCTATATGTTTGAGGATTCGGGCATCCACAAGTATGGCGGCAAATATTATTACTCGTATTGCTTCAACTTCTCCGGCACGCATCCGGCTGCCTATCCGGCAGGTGAAATCG is part of the Paenibacillus sp. FSL M7-0420 genome and harbors:
- a CDS encoding ABC transporter substrate-binding protein gives rise to the protein MQTVKECLLLLLFILTLMLTGGCTGGGNNGGQQALPMQEPSPAALTGLLPSAAEIAADNKPIVLGFSQLGSESTWREANTASIREAAGEAGITLLLKNAEQDQEQQFEAIRSFIRSGADVIAIAPVVQTGWEPILLEIKQAGIPVIILDRSVNVPDSSLYVTFIGSDFYEEGVKAAKYVRDKMRHHSEEIRIAELQGTVGSTPSIDRGRGFRKLIADQPNLRITLSAPADFTRSGGHEVMKTFLQQPKEQWPQVLYSHNDDMAIGAVEAIKEAGLVPGEDIIIVSVDGTRRAFEQMVAGSINAVVECNPLLGPLLMQAVKEIIAGRTLPKRMVTPEDIYTQELAAIEINNRKY